In a single window of the Amycolatopsis sp. cg5 genome:
- the purE gene encoding 5-(carboxyamino)imidazole ribonucleotide mutase gives MAPQVGVIMGSDSDWPVLEAAGQALDEFGVSYEVGVYSAHRTPQRMLDYATSAVTRGLKVIIAGAGGAAHLPGMVASATPLPVIGVPVPLKYLDGMDSLLSIVQMPAGVPVATVSVGGARNAGLLAVRMLAAFDEDLRKKMTRFQADLEKLVLDKDAALRSKVQGS, from the coding sequence ATGGCGCCGCAGGTGGGCGTGATCATGGGCAGCGACTCGGACTGGCCCGTGCTGGAGGCGGCCGGTCAGGCGCTCGACGAGTTCGGCGTGTCCTACGAGGTCGGCGTCTACTCGGCGCACCGCACCCCGCAGCGCATGCTGGACTACGCGACGTCGGCCGTCACCCGCGGCCTCAAGGTGATCATCGCGGGCGCCGGCGGCGCCGCGCACCTGCCCGGCATGGTCGCCTCGGCCACGCCGTTGCCGGTCATCGGCGTCCCGGTCCCGCTGAAGTACCTGGACGGCATGGACTCGCTGCTCTCGATCGTCCAGATGCCCGCCGGCGTCCCGGTCGCGACCGTGTCGGTCGGCGGCGCCCGCAACGCCGGCCTGCTGGCCGTGCGCATGCTCGCCGCGTTCGACGAGGACCTGCGCAAGAAGATGACCCGCTTCCAGGCCGACCTCGAAAAGCTCGTCCTCGACAAGGACGCCGCCCTGCGCTCCAAGGTCCAGGGCTCGTAG
- a CDS encoding class I adenylate-forming enzyme family protein has translation MDLTVSPSEFPRSLDYPEAPVGSLLVGAARRFGDRTAFAHGDDSLSFTDTYRAACRFANALRADGIGHGDVVAIHLPNCLAYPVAYYGTLLAGATFSPANPLLPPDDLAFQLADCGAVAIVTFGPLSQSVDVVRDRTSVRRVIVVSPTSEDQPSFDAFLDGQPETRPDVPIDPYRDLAHLSYTGGTTGRSKGVRLPHRNVVVNTLQCAALQTGSLPAVDEDGNPTLDQVGDPDEWPTRLGAGVAINLTPWFHAMGTIGGLNIPVLTGVSIHLHDRFDPPAYCADAERLRVHTIAGAPALFAALLTCPDFHTRDLSSVQVLSSGAAPLPHEMIKALQKRLPGVPIAEGYGLTEVTMGGVISPPYRSGLRKVGSVGVPLFDTEVKVVAAEGGEEPLPPNTEGEVCLRGPQVMAGYLNRPEETAAALVDGWLHTGDIGVLDDDGYLSIVDRKKDMLLYKGYNVYPRELEELLIAHPAVTAAAVVGRPRADVGELPVAFVVKATDTTAEEILADINAKVLPYKRIRELKFVDEIPVSAAGKILKRELRQQL, from the coding sequence ATGGATCTCACGGTCTCGCCCTCGGAGTTTCCCCGCTCGCTCGACTACCCGGAGGCGCCCGTCGGGTCGCTGCTGGTCGGGGCCGCGCGCCGCTTCGGCGATCGGACGGCGTTCGCGCACGGTGACGACAGCCTGAGCTTCACCGACACCTACCGGGCCGCCTGCCGGTTCGCCAACGCACTACGAGCTGACGGGATCGGGCACGGCGACGTGGTCGCGATCCATCTGCCGAACTGCCTCGCGTATCCCGTCGCCTACTACGGAACCTTGCTGGCCGGAGCCACTTTCAGCCCGGCGAATCCGCTACTGCCACCCGACGATCTGGCCTTCCAGCTCGCCGACTGCGGCGCCGTCGCGATCGTCACCTTCGGACCGCTTTCGCAGAGTGTGGACGTCGTTCGCGACCGGACCTCGGTACGGCGCGTCATCGTCGTCTCGCCGACGAGCGAGGACCAGCCGAGCTTCGACGCGTTCCTCGATGGACAGCCGGAAACTCGCCCCGACGTGCCGATCGACCCCTATCGGGACCTCGCGCACCTGTCCTACACGGGCGGCACCACCGGGCGCTCGAAGGGTGTGCGGCTGCCGCATCGCAACGTCGTCGTCAACACGCTGCAGTGCGCGGCGCTGCAGACCGGATCACTGCCCGCGGTCGACGAAGACGGAAATCCGACCCTCGATCAGGTCGGCGACCCGGACGAATGGCCGACGCGCCTCGGCGCAGGCGTGGCCATCAACCTGACGCCGTGGTTCCACGCCATGGGAACGATCGGCGGCCTCAACATCCCCGTGCTGACCGGCGTCAGCATCCACCTGCACGACCGCTTCGACCCGCCCGCGTACTGCGCCGACGCCGAACGCCTGCGGGTGCACACCATCGCGGGCGCGCCCGCGTTGTTCGCCGCGCTGCTGACCTGCCCCGACTTCCACACGCGGGACCTCTCCTCGGTCCAGGTGCTCAGTTCCGGCGCGGCGCCGCTGCCGCACGAGATGATCAAGGCCTTGCAGAAACGGCTTCCCGGCGTGCCGATCGCCGAGGGCTACGGCCTGACCGAGGTCACCATGGGCGGCGTCATCTCGCCGCCGTACCGCTCGGGGCTGCGCAAGGTCGGCTCGGTCGGGGTGCCTCTGTTCGACACCGAGGTCAAGGTCGTCGCGGCCGAGGGCGGCGAGGAACCGTTGCCGCCCAACACCGAAGGCGAGGTCTGCCTGCGCGGCCCGCAGGTGATGGCCGGGTACCTGAACCGGCCGGAGGAGACCGCGGCCGCGCTCGTCGACGGCTGGCTGCACACCGGCGACATCGGCGTGCTCGACGACGACGGCTACCTGTCCATTGTGGACCGCAAGAAGGACATGCTGCTGTACAAGGGTTACAACGTCTACCCACGCGAACTCGAGGAGCTGCTGATCGCGCATCCGGCCGTCACCGCGGCCGCCGTGGTCGGACGGCCGCGGGCCGATGTCGGCGAGCTGCCGGTCGCCTTCGTGGTCAAGGCGACCGACACCACGGCCGAGGAGATCCTCGCCGACATCAACGCGAAAGTGTTGCCCTACAAGCGAATTCGCGAACTCAAGTTCGTCGACGAGATCCCGGTCTCCGCGGCGGGCAAGATCCTCAAGCGGGAACTCCGGCAACAGCTTTAG
- a CDS encoding acyl-CoA dehydrogenase family protein, with translation MTQVSEGPGLYELAEEHEELRAAVRALAEKEILPYAAEVDEQERYPAEANAALVKAGFNAVHIPDEYEGQGADAIAACIVIEEVARVDASASLIPAVNKLGTQPIILSASDQLKKLVLPSIASGEASASYALSEREAGSDTASMRCRARLDGSTWVLNGTKCWITNAGESSWYTVMAVTDPDAEKKANGISAFVVHKDDPGFSVGPKERKLGIKGSPTREIYFENCVIPEDRIIGEPGTGLKTALRTLDHTRPTIGAQALGIAQGALDASIAYVKDRKQFGKAIADFQGIQFMLADMGTKIEAARHLVYASAAATERGDKRAGFMASAAKAYASDISMQVTTDAVQLFGGAGYTRDFPVERMMRDAKITQIYEGTNQIQKVVMARALLRG, from the coding sequence GTGACGCAGGTGTCTGAAGGCCCCGGGCTGTACGAACTGGCCGAGGAGCACGAGGAGCTGCGTGCTGCCGTACGCGCACTCGCCGAGAAGGAGATCCTCCCGTACGCCGCCGAGGTGGACGAGCAGGAGCGGTACCCGGCGGAGGCCAACGCCGCGCTGGTCAAGGCGGGCTTCAACGCCGTCCACATCCCCGACGAGTACGAGGGCCAGGGCGCCGACGCGATCGCCGCCTGCATCGTCATCGAAGAAGTGGCCCGGGTGGACGCTTCGGCCTCGCTCATCCCCGCGGTCAACAAGCTCGGCACCCAGCCGATCATCCTGTCCGCTTCGGACCAGCTGAAGAAGCTCGTCCTCCCGTCGATCGCCTCCGGCGAGGCCTCGGCCTCCTACGCGCTGTCCGAGCGCGAAGCCGGTTCCGACACGGCGTCCATGCGCTGCCGCGCCCGCCTCGACGGCTCCACCTGGGTCCTCAACGGCACCAAGTGCTGGATCACCAACGCGGGCGAGTCCTCCTGGTACACGGTCATGGCCGTCACCGACCCCGACGCCGAGAAGAAGGCCAACGGCATCTCGGCGTTCGTCGTGCACAAGGACGACCCCGGCTTCTCGGTCGGCCCCAAGGAGCGCAAGCTCGGCATCAAGGGCTCGCCCACCCGCGAGATCTACTTCGAGAACTGCGTCATCCCCGAGGACCGCATCATCGGCGAGCCCGGCACCGGGTTGAAAACGGCGCTCCGCACGCTCGACCACACCCGCCCGACCATCGGCGCCCAGGCGCTCGGCATCGCACAGGGCGCGCTCGACGCCTCGATCGCATACGTCAAGGACCGCAAGCAGTTCGGCAAGGCCATCGCCGACTTCCAGGGCATCCAGTTCATGCTCGCCGACATGGGCACCAAGATCGAGGCGGCCCGCCACCTCGTCTACGCCTCCGCCGCGGCGACCGAGCGCGGCGACAAGCGCGCCGGCTTCATGGCCTCGGCCGCGAAGGCGTACGCCTCGGACATCTCGATGCAGGTGACCACGGACGCGGTCCAGCTCTTCGGCGGCGCGGGCTACACCCGCGACTTCCCGGTCGAGCGCATGATGCGCGACGCCAAGATCACCCAGATCTACGAAGGCACCAACCAGATCCAGAAGGTCGTGATGGCCCGCGCCCTCCTGCGCGGCTGA
- a CDS encoding DUF1206 domain-containing protein — MADMASRAEKSDVAQVLGRIGMGCFGFVHLVIAYIAVKVAFGESGQSADQKGALAEVGSTAFGGIVLWALAAGLLAFAGWQALMVANGYHWVTDKGRRVRKRIGSGVRGVVAVGIGSSAVQLAIGSGESSSTGQSQGLTAEVLSWPAGPFLVVLGGVVVLGVAVAAAVKAIKKSFMEDLDTNRNWVEKLGMAGYLAKAVVYAIVGVLLIIAGFNADANQAGGLDVALKTLAAQPFGNVLLTVVALGFAAFGAYCFVAAKEHRS, encoded by the coding sequence ATGGCTGACATGGCATCGCGTGCTGAGAAGAGTGACGTCGCCCAGGTGCTGGGCCGGATCGGGATGGGCTGCTTCGGGTTCGTCCATCTGGTGATCGCCTACATCGCGGTCAAGGTGGCCTTTGGTGAGTCAGGGCAATCGGCCGACCAGAAGGGCGCGCTCGCCGAGGTCGGGTCGACCGCGTTCGGAGGCATTGTGCTGTGGGCGCTGGCGGCCGGGTTGCTGGCGTTCGCGGGATGGCAGGCCTTGATGGTCGCGAATGGCTATCACTGGGTGACGGACAAGGGCAGACGGGTGCGCAAGCGCATCGGGTCCGGGGTGCGGGGTGTGGTGGCGGTCGGCATCGGGAGCTCGGCTGTGCAGCTGGCGATCGGGAGTGGTGAAAGCTCGTCGACCGGGCAGTCGCAGGGGCTGACGGCGGAGGTGCTGTCGTGGCCTGCCGGGCCGTTTCTGGTGGTGCTGGGCGGGGTCGTCGTGCTCGGGGTGGCGGTGGCCGCCGCGGTCAAGGCGATCAAGAAGAGCTTCATGGAGGATCTCGACACCAACCGGAACTGGGTCGAGAAGCTGGGGATGGCCGGGTACCTGGCGAAGGCTGTCGTGTACGCGATCGTGGGTGTGCTGCTGATCATCGCGGGGTTCAACGCCGACGCGAACCAGGCGGGCGGGCTGGATGTCGCGCTGAAGACTTTGGCGGCTCAGCCGTTCGGGAATGTGCTGCTCACGGTGGTCGCGCTGGGGTTCGCGGCGTTCGGCGCGTACTGCTTCGTGGCGGCGAAGGAGCACCGTAGTTGA
- a CDS encoding DoxX family protein yields MFARVKDVTLLLGRIGVAVVFLAHGLQKWDNGIQGTAGFFGKMGIPLPEVAAVFAMTVEILGSIAFIVGFALPLVAIGYVVVSVGALLSVHIDNGLTGQGGYELVFVLALAGLALGFNGGRYSLDHLLFWSKREQRELQPA; encoded by the coding sequence ATGTTCGCTCGCGTCAAAGATGTCACGCTACTGCTGGGTCGGATCGGGGTCGCGGTCGTCTTCCTCGCGCACGGTCTGCAGAAATGGGACAACGGCATCCAGGGCACGGCCGGTTTCTTCGGCAAGATGGGCATTCCGCTGCCGGAGGTCGCCGCCGTGTTCGCGATGACCGTGGAGATCCTGGGCTCCATCGCCTTCATCGTCGGCTTCGCGCTGCCGCTGGTCGCGATCGGCTACGTGGTCGTGTCCGTCGGCGCGCTGCTGTCCGTCCACATCGACAACGGTCTCACCGGGCAGGGTGGCTACGAGCTGGTGTTCGTGCTCGCGCTCGCCGGGCTGGCGCTCGGCTTCAACGGTGGCCGGTATTCGTTGGACCACCTGCTTTTCTGGAGCAAGCGCGAACAGCGCGAGCTGCAGCCCGCCTAA
- a CDS encoding TIGR03089 family protein, which yields MSLTEHLLRPLLASPARPLITHYDDATGSRIELSVATTVNWAAKTANWLVEEADVEAGDEVGVRLPAHWQTAGVLLGAWWCGAQVVTEAPGVTFVAPGETSSASLTPIVAMDPFGMGMGVTGGLNFLADVKMYGDDFSPLFPIPGDSPALLSSTVDEVLAEARARAAKLGITSADRVLSTVEWTFPDGVLDGLLAPLSVGAHLVHVSNADPAKLADRRAAERTTADLIA from the coding sequence GTGAGCCTCACCGAGCACCTGCTGCGTCCACTGCTGGCCTCGCCGGCGCGTCCGCTGATCACGCACTACGACGACGCCACCGGCAGCCGCATCGAGCTGTCCGTCGCCACGACCGTCAACTGGGCGGCCAAGACGGCGAACTGGCTCGTCGAAGAGGCGGACGTGGAAGCGGGCGACGAGGTCGGCGTGCGGCTGCCAGCCCACTGGCAGACGGCAGGCGTACTGCTCGGCGCGTGGTGGTGCGGCGCTCAGGTGGTCACAGAGGCGCCCGGCGTCACATTCGTCGCACCCGGCGAGACTTCTTCCGCTTCGCTGACGCCCATAGTGGCCATGGACCCGTTCGGCATGGGCATGGGCGTCACCGGCGGCCTGAACTTCCTGGCCGACGTGAAGATGTACGGCGACGACTTCTCACCGCTGTTCCCGATTCCCGGCGACTCACCGGCACTTCTTTCGTCCACAGTGGACGAGGTGCTCGCCGAAGCCCGTGCCAGGGCCGCGAAACTCGGTATCACCTCAGCCGACCGTGTCCTGTCCACAGTGGAGTGGACGTTCCCGGACGGCGTACTCGACGGCCTGCTCGCACCCCTGTCGGTCGGCGCGCACCTGGTCCACGTCAGCAACGCGGACCCCGCCAAGCTGGCCGACCGCCGCGCGGCGGAGCGCACGACGGCCGACCTGATCGCTTAG
- a CDS encoding LCP family protein: MRELDGEERPKPTPYPRPKNEDAPEPEEPQEARRRHPFRLAGKIGLALLSVVALASSGYAYVATEQVQNNLPTTNALSKPDDPAAPPADDGANDILLVGSDARTDQQGHQLPLRMLKQLRTEENPGVSTDTIILLRIPKNGGKPSVVSIPRDTWVEVPGRGKTKINSAYGVAKEKFASARRGEGEKDREKIERDSDQEGRRVLVQTVQDFTQVRVDHYAEVNLLGFYLLTEALGGVTVCLNHSTSDADSGANFRRGEQKVSGGEALSFVRQRKNLPRGDLDRIVRQQAFLSSAINQVLSAGTLASPSTMGNLIEAIHKSIVLDEGLDLLDFAQQVKSIASGTIAFETIPVVNANGRSEDGQQSIVEVDPAAVRQFMLGLVGRTAPTGGGGAPAAAAPSVPCVN; the protein is encoded by the coding sequence TTGCGTGAACTAGACGGGGAGGAGCGTCCGAAGCCGACGCCCTACCCTCGTCCGAAGAACGAGGACGCCCCCGAACCCGAGGAGCCGCAAGAGGCCCGCCGCAGGCACCCGTTCCGCTTGGCCGGGAAGATCGGCCTCGCCCTGCTCTCGGTGGTCGCGCTCGCTTCGAGCGGGTACGCGTACGTCGCGACCGAGCAGGTCCAGAACAACCTGCCGACGACGAACGCGCTGAGCAAGCCGGACGACCCGGCCGCGCCGCCCGCCGACGACGGCGCGAACGACATCCTGCTGGTCGGCAGCGACGCGCGCACGGACCAGCAGGGTCACCAGCTGCCGTTGCGCATGCTGAAGCAGCTGCGGACCGAGGAAAACCCCGGCGTCAGCACGGACACGATCATCCTGCTGCGCATCCCGAAGAATGGCGGGAAGCCGTCGGTCGTCTCGATCCCGCGCGACACCTGGGTCGAGGTGCCCGGCCGAGGCAAGACGAAGATCAACTCGGCGTACGGCGTCGCCAAGGAGAAGTTCGCCTCAGCGCGGCGCGGCGAGGGCGAGAAGGACCGCGAGAAGATCGAGCGCGACTCGGACCAGGAGGGGCGTCGCGTACTGGTCCAGACCGTTCAGGACTTCACCCAGGTCCGCGTCGACCACTACGCCGAGGTCAACCTGCTGGGCTTCTATCTGCTCACCGAGGCGCTCGGCGGCGTGACCGTGTGCCTGAACCACTCGACCTCGGACGCCGACTCCGGCGCCAACTTCCGGCGCGGCGAGCAGAAGGTGTCCGGCGGCGAGGCGCTTTCCTTCGTGCGCCAGCGGAAGAACCTGCCGCGCGGCGACCTCGACCGCATCGTGCGGCAGCAGGCGTTCCTGTCGTCGGCGATCAACCAGGTGCTCTCGGCGGGCACGCTGGCCAGCCCGTCGACCATGGGCAACCTGATCGAGGCGATCCACAAGTCGATCGTGCTCGACGAAGGTCTGGACCTGCTCGACTTCGCCCAGCAGGTGAAGAGCATCGCGTCCGGCACCATCGCCTTCGAGACGATTCCCGTGGTCAACGCCAACGGCCGCAGCGAAGACGGCCAGCAGAGCATCGTCGAGGTCGATCCGGCCGCGGTCCGCCAGTTCATGCTGGGCCTGGTCGGCCGCACCGCGCCGACGGGCGGCGGCGGCGCACCAGCGGCGGCGGCACCGTCCGTGCCCTGCGTCAACTAA
- a CDS encoding LCP family protein encodes MTEWPPKPIPAPRRRRDHGAGTLARRGGKTLVSLVSIAVLTVTWYGWQFIGDPNEGLATTDVFENNQLHAKPLDGAIDILLVGQDSRTDAQGNPLSREVLDMLHGGISDGERQTDTMILVHIPQDGRRAIAISFPRDSWVEITGGFGKHRLNSAYVYAYNDTSKTLQQQGNSDLKDVDGKAKIAGRKNLIQTLETFIGKPGMIDRYAEVNLASFYEVTKAIGGIDVCLNAPVKERLSGVDLPAGRQSIEGAQALSFVRQRHGLPNGDLDRIVRQQAFLSGLANKVLSGSVLANPFKISELVDAVKKSVVLSAGWDLFEFAEQMRGLTGGNIEFHTIPTQGNANIGGADVLRVDPVEVRAAVAKLVHDPNAPEEKPGAKLAGAEAVTVDLFDGTGSGLGDATRQALSEKGFLLGENTKLAARNTTVVRYAPGDEASVELVKQVLGESVELEPDRDVAKGHARVLLGKDFKGVTTPTSTPPTSSSAPKPSATPTSSASASPTPEQKPITAGGVPCVN; translated from the coding sequence GTGACCGAGTGGCCACCGAAACCTATCCCCGCACCTCGTCGCCGTCGTGACCATGGTGCGGGCACATTGGCGCGGCGTGGTGGAAAGACGCTGGTGTCGCTGGTGTCGATCGCGGTACTCACCGTCACCTGGTACGGGTGGCAGTTCATCGGTGACCCGAACGAGGGACTCGCGACCACCGACGTCTTCGAGAACAACCAGCTGCACGCGAAGCCGCTCGACGGCGCGATCGACATACTCCTGGTCGGCCAGGACAGCCGCACCGACGCGCAGGGCAACCCGCTCTCCCGCGAGGTGCTCGACATGCTGCACGGCGGCATCTCCGACGGCGAGCGCCAGACCGACACGATGATCCTGGTGCACATCCCGCAGGACGGCAGGCGCGCGATCGCCATCTCGTTCCCGCGTGACTCGTGGGTCGAGATCACCGGCGGCTTCGGCAAGCACCGCCTCAACAGCGCGTACGTGTACGCCTACAACGACACCTCGAAAACCTTGCAGCAGCAAGGGAATTCGGACCTCAAGGACGTCGACGGCAAGGCGAAGATCGCCGGGCGCAAGAACCTCATCCAGACGCTGGAGACGTTCATCGGCAAGCCGGGCATGATCGACCGCTACGCCGAGGTCAACCTCGCCAGCTTCTACGAGGTGACCAAGGCCATCGGCGGCATCGACGTCTGCCTCAACGCGCCGGTGAAGGAGCGACTGTCCGGTGTGGACCTTCCGGCGGGCAGGCAGTCGATCGAAGGCGCGCAGGCGCTTTCGTTCGTGCGCCAGCGACACGGGCTGCCCAACGGCGACCTCGACCGCATCGTGCGGCAGCAGGCGTTCCTGTCGGGGCTGGCGAACAAGGTGCTGTCCGGCTCGGTGCTGGCGAACCCGTTCAAGATCTCCGAACTGGTCGACGCGGTGAAGAAGTCCGTCGTGCTCTCGGCAGGCTGGGACCTGTTCGAGTTCGCCGAGCAGATGCGCGGGCTGACCGGCGGGAACATCGAGTTCCACACCATCCCGACCCAGGGCAACGCGAACATCGGCGGCGCGGACGTGCTCCGCGTCGACCCGGTCGAGGTGCGCGCCGCGGTGGCGAAGCTGGTCCACGACCCCAACGCGCCGGAGGAGAAGCCCGGCGCGAAGCTCGCCGGCGCCGAGGCGGTGACGGTCGACCTGTTCGACGGCACCGGCTCCGGTCTCGGCGACGCGACGCGGCAGGCGCTGTCGGAGAAGGGTTTCCTGCTCGGCGAGAACACCAAGCTCGCGGCGCGCAACACCACGGTCGTCCGGTACGCGCCGGGCGACGAGGCCTCGGTGGAACTGGTGAAGCAGGTGCTCGGCGAATCCGTCGAGCTGGAGCCGGACCGTGACGTCGCCAAGGGCCACGCGCGGGTGCTGCTCGGCAAGGACTTCAAGGGCGTCACGACGCCCACGTCGACGCCGCCCACCAGCAGCTCCGCGCCCAAGCCGTCGGCGACACCCACATCATCGGCCTCGGCATCGCCGACGCCGGAGCAGAAGCCGATCACCGCGGGCGGCGTGCCTTGCGTGAACTAG
- the rfbB gene encoding dTDP-glucose 4,6-dehydratase produces the protein MRVLVTGGAGFIGSHYVRQVLTGAYPSLSGAEVVVLDKLTYAGSEENLAPVADDPRLRFVRGDICDPVVVAEVMTGVDLVVHFAAESHVDRSILGSADFVLTNVLGTQTLLQAALSANVGKFVHVSTDEVYGSIQEGSWSEDHILEPNSPYSASKASSDLLARSFFRTHGLPVCVTRCSNNYGPYQFPEKVIPLFVTNLLDGRNVPLYGDGLNVRDWLHVDDHCRGIQLVADGGRAGEIYNIGGGTELSNRELTEQLLAAVGAGWERVEPVEDRKGHDRRYSVDITKINSELGYTPLKTFEDGLAETVRWYTENRQWWERLKDRAALTGK, from the coding sequence ATGCGGGTACTGGTCACCGGCGGCGCGGGATTCATCGGTTCGCATTATGTGCGACAGGTGCTGACCGGCGCATATCCAAGCCTCTCCGGTGCCGAGGTCGTCGTGCTCGACAAGCTGACCTACGCGGGCAGCGAGGAGAACCTCGCGCCGGTCGCCGACGACCCCAGGCTGCGCTTCGTGCGCGGCGACATCTGTGATCCCGTGGTGGTCGCCGAGGTGATGACCGGGGTGGACCTGGTCGTGCACTTCGCCGCCGAGTCCCATGTGGACCGTTCGATCCTCGGGTCGGCCGACTTCGTGCTGACCAACGTGCTCGGCACGCAAACCCTGCTGCAGGCCGCCCTTTCGGCCAATGTGGGCAAATTCGTGCACGTCTCGACCGACGAGGTGTACGGATCCATCCAAGAAGGTTCGTGGTCGGAAGATCACATCCTGGAGCCGAATTCGCCTTACTCGGCGTCGAAGGCGTCGTCCGACCTGCTGGCGCGCTCGTTCTTCCGCACGCACGGGCTGCCGGTGTGCGTCACGCGGTGCTCGAACAACTACGGGCCGTACCAGTTCCCGGAGAAGGTCATCCCGCTGTTCGTCACCAACCTGCTCGACGGCCGCAATGTGCCGCTCTACGGCGACGGCCTCAACGTCCGTGACTGGCTGCACGTGGACGACCACTGCCGCGGCATCCAGCTGGTCGCCGACGGCGGCCGCGCCGGTGAGATCTACAACATCGGCGGGGGCACCGAGCTGAGCAACCGTGAGCTGACCGAACAGCTGCTGGCCGCAGTCGGCGCCGGCTGGGAGCGGGTCGAGCCGGTGGAAGACCGCAAGGGGCACGACCGGCGCTACTCGGTCGACATCACCAAGATCAACTCCGAGCTCGGCTACACCCCGCTGAAGACCTTCGAGGACGGCTTGGCCGAGACCGTCCGCTGGTACACCGAGAACCGCCAGTGGTGGGAGCGGCTCAAGGACCGCGCCGCGCTGACGGGAAAGTGA
- the rfbD gene encoding dTDP-4-dehydrorhamnose reductase translates to MLTVLVPGGSGQLGHDLAALASDDVKVTALGSKELDLTRTGDVIRVVTDFADAAKDAGHRPVVINAGAYTAVDKAETEEERAFSVNADGPRVLAAACSARRVPLVHVSTDYVFPGDAARPYEVTDPLGPRSAYGRTKAAGEDAVLGSGARAWIVRTAWVYGKTGHNFVRTMVRLEAERDTVSVVDDQRGTPTASADLAAGLLELAGRIVAGEAPSSRVLHCTGAGETTWFGFARAIFEAVGADPERVKPCTSADFPSPVARPAYSVLSNASWTEAGLTPLRSWQEALAAYFQGS, encoded by the coding sequence TTGCTGACAGTTCTGGTGCCCGGCGGGTCGGGCCAGTTGGGGCACGACCTCGCCGCGCTCGCGAGCGACGACGTCAAGGTGACGGCGCTGGGGTCGAAGGAACTCGACCTCACCCGCACCGGTGACGTCATCCGCGTGGTGACCGACTTCGCGGACGCCGCGAAGGACGCCGGGCACCGCCCCGTGGTCATCAACGCGGGCGCGTACACCGCGGTCGACAAGGCCGAGACCGAGGAGGAGCGCGCCTTCTCGGTCAACGCCGACGGACCCCGCGTGCTCGCGGCCGCCTGCTCGGCACGCCGCGTCCCGCTCGTGCACGTCTCGACGGACTACGTCTTCCCCGGCGACGCCGCCCGGCCGTACGAGGTCACCGACCCGCTCGGCCCGCGCAGCGCGTACGGCCGGACGAAGGCGGCGGGCGAGGACGCCGTGCTCGGCTCCGGCGCGCGGGCGTGGATCGTGCGCACCGCGTGGGTGTACGGCAAGACCGGCCACAACTTCGTGCGCACCATGGTGCGCCTGGAAGCCGAGCGCGACACAGTGTCCGTTGTGGACGATCAGCGCGGCACGCCGACGGCGTCGGCCGACCTGGCGGCCGGGCTGCTGGAACTGGCAGGCCGGATCGTCGCGGGCGAGGCGCCGTCGAGCCGCGTCCTGCACTGCACGGGCGCGGGGGAGACGACCTGGTTCGGCTTCGCGCGGGCGATCTTCGAGGCGGTCGGCGCGGACCCGGAGCGGGTGAAGCCGTGCACCAGCGCGGACTTCCCGAGCCCGGTCGCGCGGCCGGCGTACTCGGTGCTTTCGAACGCGTCGTGGACCGAGGCCGGGCTCACGCCGCTGCGGAGCTGGCAGGAGGCCTTGGCCGCGTACTTCCAGGGCTCGTGA